The Moraxella osloensis genome contains a region encoding:
- a CDS encoding MipA/OmpV family protein codes for MKQFFAPCLVLASMLGTTFAHAASMPVDTDARFKLGLNASINHYAYNKDNDVTIMPQAFYDNNRLYIEGSEAGYYPYKDAQNEWRLTASYDSRSFGPDDASTAALKGLDERKWSAMVGTSYMRITPYGGFKAQLETDALGRSEGTSAKVAHLSRFKAMDDKVTIYPELGLQWYNDKYNNYYFGVSEQESLRTGITGIKAYNADSSITPYVNVSASYAISPRWSAFISQHLEYLSDEQKDSPLVDNRVDSKTKIGFNYQF; via the coding sequence ATGAAACAATTTTTCGCGCCTTGTCTGGTACTTGCCAGTATGCTGGGCACAACATTTGCCCACGCAGCCTCTATGCCAGTGGATACCGATGCCCGCTTTAAACTAGGGTTAAACGCCTCAATCAATCATTATGCGTACAACAAGGACAATGATGTTACGATCATGCCACAGGCATTTTATGACAACAATCGACTCTACATTGAAGGCAGTGAAGCGGGCTATTATCCCTACAAAGATGCACAAAATGAATGGCGATTGACCGCAAGCTACGATAGCCGTTCATTTGGTCCAGACGATGCAAGCACAGCGGCGTTAAAAGGACTCGATGAGCGTAAATGGTCTGCTATGGTGGGCACCAGCTATATGCGCATTACCCCGTATGGCGGCTTTAAAGCGCAATTGGAAACTGATGCGTTGGGTCGCAGTGAGGGTACTAGCGCAAAAGTGGCGCACTTGAGCAGATTTAAGGCAATGGATGATAAAGTTACCATTTATCCTGAGCTAGGACTACAGTGGTACAATGACAAGTACAACAACTACTACTTTGGTGTTTCTGAGCAAGAATCGCTACGCACAGGAATAACAGGGATAAAAGCTTATAACGCTGATAGTAGCATCACCCCCTATGTCAATGTCAGTGCCAGTTACGCCATTTCGCCACGCTGGAGTGCGTTTATCAGTCAGCATTTAGAGTATTTAAGCGATGAGCAAAAAGACAGCCCATTGGTTGATAACCGTGTCGATAGTAAAACTAAAATTGGCTTTAACTATCAGTTTTAA